The nucleotide sequence GCCGAGAAGAAACGCATCGGCGTCATCTTCTTCCTGTTCATTGGCGCGGCGCTCTTCTGGGCAGGCTTCGAACAGGCCGGCTCCTCGATGAATCTGTTTGCCGAGCGCTTGACGGACCGTGTCTTCTTCGGATGGGAGATGCCGGCGAGCTGGCTGCAGTCGGTCAACCCGATCTTCATCATTGTTCTGGCACCGATTTTCGGCTGGCTTTGGGTTGCACTGGCTTCCAGGAAGCGCGAGCCCTCGATTCCTGTCAAGTTCTTCTTGGGTCTCTTGCTCCTCGGCGCCGGATTCCTGGTGATGGCGTGGGGATCGCTGTACGCTTCAAGCGGCGGGCCAGGCGTGAGTCCAATGTGGCTGGTAGTCACGTATTTCGTGCATACGCTAGGAGAGCTATGTCTGAGCCCGGTGGGTCTCAGCAGCGTCACCAAGCTTGCGCCCAAACGTCTTGTCGGCCAGATGATGGGCACATGGTTTATGGGTGCGGCGCTGGGTAATCTCATTGCGGGCCTGGTCGCGGGACAGTTCGAGACCCTGCCGCTACCGAAACTATTCCTTATGGTGGCAGTGATTGCTGCCGGAACAGGCTTTATCTTCCTAATCTTCAGCAGGCCCATCAAGAGGATGATCGGCATTGTAGTCTGAACGCGAGAGCGTGCCAGATCCTTGTGTAGCTCTGTTCATTCGCTTCACGGATATGGAGGATAGTTGAATGTTTTTTGACTGGGGAAAGAATGAAGAAGTCCTTAAGAAAACGATAAGAAGATGTAAGGAGAGACATATCGTAATCCCTACTTTTGCCGAGCAGAAAAATCCCGCCTTGATTCCGGACAAGATCAAAAAGAAACTGAAAGATGTGGGTCTCTGGGATGTGGACCCGGTGAATCTTTTCAGGATAACCTGGAAAAACAATCCCAGAGAGAACAAGGGGGACGGGTTATTTGGCGATGTAAACTATCTGGAAATGCCTTCTGAGCTCACTGGTGTAAAAGCTAAAATAATCGGTCTTATAGGCAAGTGGTTTCCCACAGGCGCACATAAGGTGGGAGCTGCTTTCGGCTGTCTGGTCCCCAGGTTAGTGACAGGACAGTTTGACCCTACCGCGCAAAAAGCTGTCTGGCCCTCCACGGGTAACTATTGCCGGGGGGGAGCTTTTGATTGTTCCCTTTTGGCCTGTGATGCTATTGCGATTCTGCCGGAGGATATGAGCAAAGAAAGGTTTGAATGGCTGAGAGAAATCAAGACCAGTGAGATTATTGCAACTCCGGGCTGTGAATCGAATGTGAAAGAGATATATGACAAGTGCTGGGAACTGAGAAAAGAGAGAGGCAACAAGATCGTAATCTTCAATCAGTTTGACGAGTTTGGGAATTCTCTCTGGCATTATGAAGTCACGGGGGCAGCTATTGAAGAGGTCTTCACTAAGATAAAGGACAAGAAATCGCGCTTGTCGGGTTACGTATCTGCTACCGGCTCGGCCGGAACAATAGGGGCTGGCGAGTATCTGAAGAAAATATGTCCGACCATTAAGATCGGAGCAACCGAAGCTCTGCAATGTCCGACGCTGTACCTGAATGGTTTTGGCGGGCACCGGATTGAGGGAATCGGAGATAAACACGTGCCCTGGATTCATAATGTCAGGAATACAGACAATGTTATTGCAATTGATGATGAGAATACAATGCGGATCCTGAGGCTATTTAATGAGCCCCGGGGGCAAAAGCTTCTTGAGAAACAGGGTCTATCCAAAGCATTCATCGAAAAGCTTCCTGTTTTGGGAATCTCCAGCATATGCAATCTCCTGGCGTCGATTAAAATGGCAAAATATTACGAGCTGAATGAAAATGATGTGATATTTACTATTTTTACTGATTCTGCTGCGATGTATGCCTCGCGTGTTGAGGAACTTGAAGAAGAAAAAGGCAGGTACACGGATAATGACGCTATGATTGACATGGAAAGGTATTTACGCGGAGTCGGGATCGACTGGATAAAAGAACTGGATTATTACGAGAGAAAAGCTCTTCATAACCTTAAGTATTTTACCTGGGTGGAGCAGCAGGGTAAGGCAGTTGAAGAATTGGATGCATTGTGGGATCCTGAAACCTGGAACGAAATATACGAAGGCACAGCAGGCAAGTTTGACAAACTTATAGGAGAGTTTAACAAGACAGTAGGAATACTGTGAGGAAACCAGGCAAGTTTTTGCTTGTGGCTTTATATTGATCGCGTGAAAAGAAAGGAGGATGTATCTAATGAAGACTGAATCGTTCAATGGAAAGGATTGGATTGATGCTGAGCTGGATTTTTCAAAAGAGGAGTGGGAAACATTGATTGATGTGGCTTTGGACTTGAAGAGAAGGTATGCCACAGGAGAGGACTGCACGCATCTTTTGAAGAACAAGACATTGTTTACAATGTTCTTCAACCAGTCACTTCGCACGAGAAGCACTTTTGCAGCCGGGATACAGCAGTTGGGAGGTTTTCATGTTGACTTGGAGCCCGGAAAGACCTACACCCCGGCAAGAAAGGGCTATGAAGTCCCGTACAAGACGGAAAGGATTTGCGATGTAGCCAGGATGTTGAGCCGGGTAGGTGATGCTATTGCAGTCCGCATGTATGGCGAGCCGGCACAATGGATCTATGGGTTTGCAAATGCAACAATCAAGGAATTTGCATATTATTCTGATGTGCCCGTTATCAACATGGAATGCGATAAATTCCATCCCACACAGGCTTTGGCAGATATGATAACGGTGAAAGAGAAGTTTGGCGGTTTCAAGAAATTGAAATTCGTCATGTCCTGGGCATATTCAGGTTCGACGCATAAACCGTTTGCAGTACCGCAGAGTCTGGTCCTTGCACCTGCAAAAATGGGCATGGATGT is from Candidatus Eisenbacteria bacterium and encodes:
- a CDS encoding pyridoxal-phosphate dependent enzyme → MFFDWGKNEEVLKKTIRRCKERHIVIPTFAEQKNPALIPDKIKKKLKDVGLWDVDPVNLFRITWKNNPRENKGDGLFGDVNYLEMPSELTGVKAKIIGLIGKWFPTGAHKVGAAFGCLVPRLVTGQFDPTAQKAVWPSTGNYCRGGAFDCSLLACDAIAILPEDMSKERFEWLREIKTSEIIATPGCESNVKEIYDKCWELRKERGNKIVIFNQFDEFGNSLWHYEVTGAAIEEVFTKIKDKKSRLSGYVSATGSAGTIGAGEYLKKICPTIKIGATEALQCPTLYLNGFGGHRIEGIGDKHVPWIHNVRNTDNVIAIDDENTMRILRLFNEPRGQKLLEKQGLSKAFIEKLPVLGISSICNLLASIKMAKYYELNENDVIFTIFTDSAAMYASRVEELEEEKGRYTDNDAMIDMERYLRGVGIDWIKELDYYERKALHNLKYFTWVEQQGKAVEELDALWDPETWNEIYEGTAGKFDKLIGEFNKTVGIL
- a CDS encoding ornithine carbamoyltransferase; this encodes MKTESFNGKDWIDAELDFSKEEWETLIDVALDLKRRYATGEDCTHLLKNKTLFTMFFNQSLRTRSTFAAGIQQLGGFHVDLEPGKTYTPARKGYEVPYKTERICDVARMLSRVGDAIAVRMYGEPAQWIYGFANATIKEFAYYSDVPVINMECDKFHPTQALADMITVKEKFGGFKKLKFVMSWAYSGSTHKPFAVPQSLVLAPAKMGMDVVFARPKGFELDPEVIKQCHKFAKETGGSFKETDNMEEAFKGADVVYPKCWGSGKYFAKVDQNGKKIKEEDLDGMQGLFEKNKHWICDSKKMKLVKPSGIYMHCLPADRDMEVTDDVIDGPQSVVIDEAENRLHAHKAIMLMLMGKRI